A window of Arcobacter acticola genomic DNA:
AAAGGTATTTTATGATTGAATTAATTGTTTTAGATGTAGATGGTACTTTAACTGATGGAAAAATCACATACTCTTCTAGTGGAGAAGAAACTAAGTCTTTTGATGTAGCTGATGGTTTAGCAATTGCTGTTTGGACTAAAGCATTTAGTAAAAAAGCAGCTATAATTACAGGAAGAAATTCTTCAATTGTTGAAAAAAGAGCAAAAGAATTAAATATAACTCATTTACACCAAGGAATAAAAAATAAACAAGAAGTTTTAGAAGAAATTCTGAAAAAAGAGGGTTTATCTTGGAGTCAAGTTGCTGCAATTGGTGATGATTTAAATGATTACAATATGTTAAAAAAAGTTGGTCTTTCATTTACTCCTGCAAATGGAAGCCATTATTTAAAAGACTTTGTAAATGTCGTTTGTCAAAACAAAGGTGGAGAAGGTGCTGTTCGAGAAATGCTTGAATACATTTTCAAAGAAGAAAATTTAGAAGAGGACTTTTTAAACGCATGGATATGAGAATTTTCACCTCAATTCTTTTATTACTAGCATTGGGTGCTTACTTTTTTCCTGTTGAAAATTTAAAAAAGAATGCTTTAGAAAAAGATTTACCATTAGTTATATTTGAAAATCCAACTATGTATACATTAAATGAAAAAAATGTAAATAGGGTAGTTGTTGCAACACATGCTGTAAAGTATCAAGATAGAGATGAAATGTTTAATGCAGATATCATTCTAAAAAATAATGATTTAA
This region includes:
- a CDS encoding KdsC family phosphatase: MIELIVLDVDGTLTDGKITYSSSGEETKSFDVADGLAIAVWTKAFSKKAAIITGRNSSIVEKRAKELNITHLHQGIKNKQEVLEEILKKEGLSWSQVAAIGDDLNDYNMLKKVGLSFTPANGSHYLKDFVNVVCQNKGGEGAVREMLEYIFKEENLEEDFLNAWI